CATTTCCTTTCCAACTGGTCCAGTGATCTTTGCCTCATCACCCGGCTTCAAGTCGCCTGTAAAAACAAACAAACAAACACTAAGAAGAGTTCATCAAAACCCATTAAAGGTTCTTCTTCTTCTTGGTCTTGGTCTTACACAAGAAGTTGGAGCAGACTCCCTTAACAAGCTCCCCGCTTTCGTTTGTGTAAACCAATCTCTTGACACAGAGAGAAACCTGCATAAGAAAGACCATTGAAGGATAGGATAATAAGAGAGAAGATCAAGTCTTCATTGTTTACTAGTCAGAGGGGTGGGGGGAAAAGCTCTCACGGTTTTGGAGTCTCCAAAGTCACCAATGGCACTGCTGGCTATAGAGTATAACCTCAGCTTGTGGGGCTTCCCGTTCTTGTCAATTCCTTCTGGAATCACTCCTATCGATTGCCCTTCTCTGTATGGAACCTCACCTATTCCATTCATGTTGTGTTTTTTTTTTACCAAACAACTCGAGTTAAAAATCAAAAACATTCTAATGACCGACTATTATTGAATTTGTGGTGGGGGAGAAGCGTACCTTGGGTGGTGAAGACGATGTGCCAGGTTTCACCGGGAGCATCATCGCCAGTGATCCTGGTGTTCAAGAGGCATCGACCAGTGTAAGGGTCCTTTGGTTTGAATTTGTTGACAACTATTCCTTCTTCCTGTTTCTTTGACTCCTTGACTACTTTCACTGGCACTTCTGTTGTCACCTGAGCCTTCACTATTCCCCCATAACTACACGCCTCTCGTGTGCTCTGTAGATATACAGATAACAAAAATGTTAAAGACTCTTTTGGTCATTCTATTCTATGGCAAGCTGTGATTAAAAAGCAAAGAAATGATACCTTGTTGTTGAGGAAAATCCTTTGAGGGGAAACAAAGGATGTTTTTGTGGGGAGAGACCACGACGACTTTGATGATGGAAATGAGACTGCAGCACCTATAGCAGCAGCAGCAGCAGCCATGTTTGAACAATAATGGAAGAAGGGATAGAACTCTGGCAAAACAGAAAAGATCAAAGAAAAATATCAGAGGAAGCTATGATACGATGAGGTTGTGATAGGATGTGTGTGAAGGAAAATGCGAGGCCAAGGATAAGTTATTACACCTTATCATTTCTCCTATATCCACCCATCTAAAAAACATGTTCACACACCAGTGGCTATACCCCCTCACAGTCTACTAGTTACTAAATCAGATTTATAGTGATCCTCCTGGACTTATCTACTTCACATGTAGTCATTGATTCATGCCATATCTTCAAAAAAGGCTCAAACAATCATCAATATCGTCTGCAGATATTAGAGGAATAAGTACAGAAAATATCAAAAGAGAAGACCAGCTACAAAAAGCTCCATTTTTTAATCTTCTTGCTTTACACGTAGTGCTATTAAACAAGCCGAGAGAAACACAATTGAAACGTGCGTGCAATTGAAATACAAGCCGAGAAACAAGACATCCAAAATGGAAACAAATTGAATCAATTGAAATTGAAACCCCTTGATCCCTTTGACTGGTACAGGTCCAGTCTCCCCTTGGCCTCCTGCAACAGAGCTTCTAAGCTCTCCAGCTGTGTCACCCAAGACTGTTTCGAAGCCCACTCCAACACTGCTAGTACCTCGTCCTTTGCCAGCTGCTCACTGTCCGGTACATTAAGTGCTATGTAACATAGGAGCTCTAAAGCCGGAATCTGAACCCCACTCTCTCCAAAGTAGGCCAACTGAACCAGATGTTTCCCTCCACCAGCTTCTATAATACTCCTCGAGTGATCTTTGTGCAAGTAATTCTCAGTGCAGGCGAATTTCGTGAGGGCAACCGCTGCTTCCCCTGTCACTTCAGGCTCTCTTTCATCCAGAAGCTTCACCAAAGGCCCAATCATCCTAGACTCTGTTGCTCTGAATGTTCTTGCAAGGTTCCCTATGGTTCTCATGCATGGGATGAGTAGCTCAGAATCGGCAATCTCAATGATTTTGAGCACCTGATCAACGACAGCCTTGCAGGCCGGTGAATTAGGTTTGAAGGCGGAGCGTCTGAGGTCGGCATCCTGCTCTGCAACAGCCGTGATCTCCATCAAGGCCATAGCTGAGTTGTATCTGACCTCTTCATTGCCCTTGTCAATCAGAACAGCGAAGCAAAGGAGAGCTCTTGACTCTGTGATGCTTTTGCAGATGGTGGAGTTGCCTTTCGCCAGCTTCCAGAGCGCCCTAGCGGCCATGGCCTTCATCTGACACTTGGTGGCGGAGTCTTCCAGCTCTCGAGTCTTGGAAGTCGAATTCTGGTGTGGCTGTAGATTGCAAGGGGGCTTAACACCACC
This genomic interval from Brassica oleracea var. oleracea cultivar TO1000 chromosome C2, BOL, whole genome shotgun sequence contains the following:
- the LOC106324632 gene encoding ferredoxin--NADP reductase, leaf isozyme 1, chloroplastic-like codes for the protein MAAAAAAIGAAVSFPSSKSSWSLPTKTSFVSPQRIFLNNKSTREACSYGGIVKAQVTTEVPVKVVKESKKQEEGIVVNKFKPKDPYTGRCLLNTRITGDDAPGETWHIVFTTQGEVPYREGQSIGVIPEGIDKNGKPHKLRLYSIASSAIGDFGDSKTVSLCVKRLVYTNESGELVKGVCSNFLCDLKPGDEAKITGPVGKEMLMPKDPNATIIMLGTGTGIAPFRSFLWKMFFEEHEDYKFNGLAWLFLGVPTSSSLLYKEEFEKMKEKNPENFRLDFAVSREQTNDKGEKMYIQTRMAEYAQELWELLKKDNTFVYMCGLKGMEKGIDEIMVSLAAKDGIDWLEYKKQLKRSEQWNVEVY